One Erpetoichthys calabaricus chromosome 8, fErpCal1.3, whole genome shotgun sequence DNA segment encodes these proteins:
- the slc46a1 gene encoding proton-coupled folate transporter isoform X1 — translation MQEPQSPSYTAAPPLHLKTLPVAGRAMEERGPTGESGEEERVTGSPGDEEPRVSVSRCFRFQPPVSVEPVLFFSMFALALQTPLCTQYLWDRISFDLGFNGTRERGCGNHSGPEDSLLKQVETQTAHWNLYINLAGFTVGLFSVTLLGPWSDQVGRRPVLIFPCLGLAMQAGLYLLVMYLRLHVAWFLLGRLLSGLSGDFNAILAGCFAYIADTSDRQARTFRVAILEACLGLAGMLASIVGGQWLQAQGYINPFWLVLAINLATALYAYLLIPESVTPDKEARLFTLKHYKAVYNLYSTRGEWGRRAKLGFYTAAFFIVVTVHFGAKDLYVLYELSAPLCWDSTLIGYGSAAEHLTYLSSLLGLRVMQVCLEDSWVAVVGLCSNISGLVVIALANSTALMFTGYAVRFLSMATTPVLRSKLSTLVTMSEQGALFASIACVESVCSLVSTGVFNSLYPATLHILKGFPFLFGAALLLIPALILGCVKRWQTGQEYSRQFEDTS, via the exons ATGCAGGAGCCACAGTCACCATCCTACACTGCCGCTCCCCCCCTTCACCTAAAAACACTTCCAGTCGCCGGCAGAGCAATGGAGGAGCGCGGGCCGACAGGGGAGTCCGGCGAAGAGGAGCGGGTGACGGGCAGCCCGGGAGATGAGGAACCGCGCGTGTCGGTTTCTCGTTGCTTTCGCTTTCAGCCTCCAGTCTCCGTAGAGCCGGTGCTTTTCTTCTCTATGTTTGCCCTGGCGTTGCAGACGCCACTGTGCACTCAGTACTTGTGGGACCGCATAAGCTTCGATTTGGGCTTCAATGGCACGCGAGAGCGAGGATGCGGCAATCACAGTGGGCCAGAAGACTCCCTTCTGAAG CAAGTGGAGACGCAAACCGCACACTGGAACTTGTACATCAATCTAGCTGGTTTTACGGTTGGTCTCTTTTCAGTTACACTCCTAGGGCCATGGAGTGACCAGGTGGGACGACGACCGGTGCTCATCTTTCCTTGCCTGGGGCTGGCAATGCAGGCTGGCCTCTATCTGCTTGTGATGTACCTGCGGCTACACGTGGCCTGGTTTCTCCTTGGCCGGTTGCTGAGTGGTCTTTCTGGAGACTTCAATGCTATTCTTGCAGGCTGCTTTGCATACATAGCGGACACCAGTGACAGACAAGCTCGTACTTTCCGAGTGGCCATCTTGGAGGCCTGCCTGGGTTTGGCAGGAATGCTGGCAAGCATTGTGGGAGGGCAGTGGCTTCAAGCGCAGGG CTACATCAATCCCTTCTGGCTTGTCTTGGCCATCAACCTTGCAACAGCCCTTTATGCTTATCTACTTATTCCAGAGTCTGTGACGCCCGACAAGGAAGCCAGACTCTTCACCCTAAAGCATTACAAGGCTGTGTACAATCTTTACAGCACTCGAGGAGAATGGGGCCGCAGAGCAAAATTAGGGTTTTACACAGCAGCCTTCTTCATAGTGGTCACTGTCCACTTTGGTGCCAAGGATCTGTATGTGCTGTATGAGCTTAGCGCTCCACTGTGCTGGGACTCGACACTGATTGGTTACGGCTCAGCCGCAGAACATCTGACTTACCTAAGCAGCCTGCTAGGCTTGAGAGTGATGCAGGTATGCTTGGAAGACTCCTGGGTGGCTGTTGTTGGCTTGTGTTCAAACATCAGCGGCCTAGTGGTCATCGCACTGGCAAACTCCACTGCACTGATGTTtacag GATATGCAGTGAGGTTTCTCTCAATGGCAACAACCCCAGTGCTCCGATCAAAGCTGTCGACGCTCGTCACCATGTCAGAGCAGG GAGCTCTGTTTGCATCTATTGCTTGTGTGGAAAGTGTTTGTTCTCTGGTGTCTACTGGGGTCTTCAACTCTCTCTACCCTGCAACGCTTCACATATTGAAAGGTTTCCCCTTTCTGTTTGGTGCTGCACTTCTCCTTATCCCGGCTCTCATCCTTGG TTGTGTGAAGCGATGGCAGACAGGCCAGGAGTACAGTCGTCAATTTGAAGACACTTCCTGA
- the slc46a1 gene encoding proton-coupled folate transporter isoform X2 produces the protein MQEPQSPSYTAAPPLHLKTLPVAGRAMEERGPTGESGEEERVTGSPGDEEPRVSVSRCFRFQPPVSVEPVLFFSMFALALQTPLCTQYLWDRISFDLGFNGTRERGCGNHSGPEDSLLKQVETQTAHWNLYINLAGFTVGLFSVTLLGPWSDQVGRRPVLIFPCLGLAMQAGLYLLVMYLRLHVAWFLLGRLLSGLSGDFNAILAGCFAYIADTSDRQARTFRVAILEACLGLAGMLASIVGGQWLQAQGYINPFWLVLAINLATALYAYLLIPESVTPDKEARLFTLKHYKAVYNLYSTRGEWGRRAKLGFYTAAFFIVVTVHFGAKDLYVLYELSAPLCWDSTLIGYGSAAEHLTYLSSLLGLRVMQVCLEDSWVAVVGLCSNISGLVVIALANSTALMFTGYAVRFLSMATTPVLRSKLSTLVTMSEQGALFASIACVESVCSLVSTGVFNSLYPATLHILKGFPFLFGAALLLIPALILG, from the exons ATGCAGGAGCCACAGTCACCATCCTACACTGCCGCTCCCCCCCTTCACCTAAAAACACTTCCAGTCGCCGGCAGAGCAATGGAGGAGCGCGGGCCGACAGGGGAGTCCGGCGAAGAGGAGCGGGTGACGGGCAGCCCGGGAGATGAGGAACCGCGCGTGTCGGTTTCTCGTTGCTTTCGCTTTCAGCCTCCAGTCTCCGTAGAGCCGGTGCTTTTCTTCTCTATGTTTGCCCTGGCGTTGCAGACGCCACTGTGCACTCAGTACTTGTGGGACCGCATAAGCTTCGATTTGGGCTTCAATGGCACGCGAGAGCGAGGATGCGGCAATCACAGTGGGCCAGAAGACTCCCTTCTGAAG CAAGTGGAGACGCAAACCGCACACTGGAACTTGTACATCAATCTAGCTGGTTTTACGGTTGGTCTCTTTTCAGTTACACTCCTAGGGCCATGGAGTGACCAGGTGGGACGACGACCGGTGCTCATCTTTCCTTGCCTGGGGCTGGCAATGCAGGCTGGCCTCTATCTGCTTGTGATGTACCTGCGGCTACACGTGGCCTGGTTTCTCCTTGGCCGGTTGCTGAGTGGTCTTTCTGGAGACTTCAATGCTATTCTTGCAGGCTGCTTTGCATACATAGCGGACACCAGTGACAGACAAGCTCGTACTTTCCGAGTGGCCATCTTGGAGGCCTGCCTGGGTTTGGCAGGAATGCTGGCAAGCATTGTGGGAGGGCAGTGGCTTCAAGCGCAGGG CTACATCAATCCCTTCTGGCTTGTCTTGGCCATCAACCTTGCAACAGCCCTTTATGCTTATCTACTTATTCCAGAGTCTGTGACGCCCGACAAGGAAGCCAGACTCTTCACCCTAAAGCATTACAAGGCTGTGTACAATCTTTACAGCACTCGAGGAGAATGGGGCCGCAGAGCAAAATTAGGGTTTTACACAGCAGCCTTCTTCATAGTGGTCACTGTCCACTTTGGTGCCAAGGATCTGTATGTGCTGTATGAGCTTAGCGCTCCACTGTGCTGGGACTCGACACTGATTGGTTACGGCTCAGCCGCAGAACATCTGACTTACCTAAGCAGCCTGCTAGGCTTGAGAGTGATGCAGGTATGCTTGGAAGACTCCTGGGTGGCTGTTGTTGGCTTGTGTTCAAACATCAGCGGCCTAGTGGTCATCGCACTGGCAAACTCCACTGCACTGATGTTtacag GATATGCAGTGAGGTTTCTCTCAATGGCAACAACCCCAGTGCTCCGATCAAAGCTGTCGACGCTCGTCACCATGTCAGAGCAGG GAGCTCTGTTTGCATCTATTGCTTGTGTGGAAAGTGTTTGTTCTCTGGTGTCTACTGGGGTCTTCAACTCTCTCTACCCTGCAACGCTTCACATATTGAAAGGTTTCCCCTTTCTGTTTGGTGCTGCACTTCTCCTTATCCCGGCTCTCATCCTTGGGTGA